Genomic window (Acidobacteriota bacterium):
TGGAGTAGGAGTGAATGGTGTCGAAGTAGGTTAGTTCGACCAGAACACCGAAGGCGATGAACGACAGCGCCGCCGTCAAGTATGCCCAGGCGCGCGAGAACAGGATGCTGGCCATGATGATGACCAGCGGGTACAGGAAGATGAACGAGGTGTCTTGTCCGCCGGTGAGATAGACGACCGCGGTGGTGAAGACGAGATCGCTGAAGACCTGCAGGCGCGCCTGGTTGCGATAGTCGTCCCAGAGAAAGAGCAGCAGCACGTAGAAGACGGCGATGGTGAACCAGAGCACGATCACGCTGACGAACAGGCGCTCGGGGACGGGCGTCGGCGTCAGGCGCGTGATGGCCAGCTCGATGGCCAGCAGGAAGGTGATGATGATGATGCGGACCTTCGCCAGCCAGGTGAGCCAGGTGCGCTCGTTGAAATCAGTTGCCATCGTGCTTCCTCGGTCCCCCAAGCACACTACGGCTGCGTTCGTTGCTGCGGTTCCAGACGACAGCCTTGGGACCGGTCGTGTTCTAGCCGGAGAGCTTGGCGATCAGCGAGAACAGCGGCATGTACAGCGAGATCACGATGCCGCCGACAGCCACGCCGAGGAAGCCGATCAGCAACGGCTCCATCAGGGTGAGCATGTCTTTGGTGGCAGCGTCGACTTCGTCCTCGTAGAAGTCGGCGATCTTCTGCAACATGGCGTCCATCGCGCCGGTGGCTTCACCAACGCCGATCATCTGCGTCACCATGTTGGGGAAGACGCCCGACTCACGCAGCGGATCCACGATGGTGCGGCCTTCCTCGATCGCCTTCCGCACCTTCAACAGCGCTTCCTCGAGCACCGCATTGCCCGAGGTGCGGGCGGTGATGGAGAGGCCTTCCAGGATGGGGACGCCGGAAGTGATCAGCGTACCGAGGGTGCGGGTGAAGCGCGCGACCGCGATCTTGCGCAGCAGCATGCCGAGAATCGGCGTGTTGAGCAGCATCTTGTCGAGGAAGTAGCGGCCCTGCGGCGACTTGCGCACCTGCTTGATGCCGAAGAAGAGGGCGATGGGGAGGCCGATCAGCCCCCACCAGAAGGTCTGCACAAAAGCGCTCAAGCCCATCACGATCTTGGTGGGCAGCGGCAGTTCCACGCCCAAGCCGGCGAACAGGTTGGCGAAGGTGGGAACCACGAACTTGAGCAGGCCGGCCACGACCAAGAGCGCGATGCCGATGACCGAGACGGGATAGATCATCGCCGACTTGATGGCCGACTTCAACTTCACCGCTTTTTCAACGTAGGTGGCAAGGCGCTGCAGGATGAGGTCGAGAATACCGCCGGTCTCGCCCGCCTCCACCATGTTGACGGTGAGGTCATCGAAGATCTTGGGAAAGCCACGCATGGCGTTGGCGAGCGTGGAGCCGCCTTCCACCGAGGCGCGCACGCCCGCCAGACATTTCTGGAAGGCGGGATTCTCCTGGTTGGCGCCCAGGATCTCGAGACACTGCACCAGCGGGAGGCCGGCATCGATCATGACGGAGAACTGGCGAAAGAAGATGGCGATGTCCTTGGTGGCCACCCCGCCGCCGCCGATCTTGGGCAGCGCGAATTCCTTGCCCTTCTCCGTGATCTTGGAGGGACGGATGCGCTCGCGCTTGAGCGCGGCCTCAAGCGAACCCTTGCTCTCGGACGCGCGTTCGCCGGTGATTTTTTTCCCGGCGGCGTCCGTTCCCGTGAATGTGAATACTGGCATGACTGACCTCCCCTTACGATTCCCCGACTGCTGGTTCTAGTGCGTGTCCGATCTCCTGTTTCTACTTACCGCTTGGCCGCCGCTGCCGATGCCGGCCGGTTCAAGCCTCCGCCGCGATTGATGATCTCCTGCAATTCATCCGGATTCGACGAGCGGATCAGCGCCGTGTCCAGCGAGATCTGCTTGGTCAGGTAGAGCGTAGCGAGCGACTGGTTGAACGTCTGCATGCCGAACTTTTCCTGGCCCGACTGCATGGCGGAATAGATCTGGTGGATCTTGTCTTCGCGGATCAGGTTGCGGATGGCGGCGTTGGGCACCAGGATCTCCATCGCCATGGCGCGTCCTTGTCCGCCGATCTTGGGCAGCAACGCCTGGCAAAGGATGCCCTCCAGCACGAGCGAGAGCTGGGCGCGGATCTGCGACTGCTGGTGCGATGGGAACACGTCGATCACGCGGTTGATGGTGGACGACGCCGAGTTGGTGTGCAAGGTGCCGAAAGTAAGGTGGCCCGTTTCCGCGATGCGCAGTGCCGCTTCGATCGTCTCCAGATCGCGCATCTCGCCGATGAGGACGATGTCCGGGTCCTCGCGCAGCGCGGCGCGCAGCGACTCGGTGAAGCCCTTGGTATCCGAGTGCACTTCGCGCTGGTTGACCAGGCAGTTCTTGTGCTGGTGCACGAACTCGATGGGATCCTCGATGGTGATCATGTGCTCGTGCCGCTCGGTGTTGATCTTGTCGAGCATGGCAGCGAGCGTGGTGGATTTCCCCGAGCCCGTGGGGCCGGTCACCAGGATCAGTCCGCGCGGACGGTCGCACAGCTTGGCCACTACCTGCGGCAGCGCCAATTGCTGGAAGGATTTGATCTCAAAGGGGATCACGCGGAATACAGCCGCGGTGGCGCCGCGCTGGTTGAAGCAGTTGCCGCGGAAGCGCGCCAGCCCCTTCAGTCCGAAGGAGAAGTCGAGTTCCAGATTCTCTTCGAAGCGGTGCTTCTGCGCGTCGGTGAGCACGCTGTAAGCCAGCGACTTGGTGTCGGAGGGCGTGAGCGGCGGCATGTCGAGCGGCTGCAAGTGGCCGTGCACGCGCACCTGCGGCGGCGAGTTGGTGGTGATGTGCAGGTCGCTGCCATTCATCTCCAGCATCTTCTTGAGCAGATCGCTGAGCGTTGCTGTCGGCATTCCGTATCTTCCCTTCGCTTCCTACTGAACCTTCTCTTACTGAAGCTGCTGTCTAGTGGACCAGGGTTTAGTGGACCGTCTCGCGCGCCACTTCTTCCAGCGTGGTCTGGCCTAACATCGCCTTGATCAATCCACTGCGGCGCAGAGTGATCATGCCGCGTTCGATGGCTTTCTTCTTCAACTCCACCGCCGACGCGCCGATCAGGATCAGCTCGCGCACCTCGTCGTCGATCTCCATGACTTCGTACAGGCCGCAGCGTCCTTTGTATCCGCTGTTGCCGCAGACGGTGCAGCCCTTGCCCTTGAAGACTTTTGCCGTCTTCGATTCTTCCGGCGTGAAGCCGGCCTCGATCATCGCGTGCGGCGGCAAGTTGACTTCTTCTTTGCACTCGGCGCAGACGCGGCGCACCAGGCGCTGCGCCACGATCATGTGCACCGAGGTCGCGACCAGGAAGGGCTCGATGCCCATGTTCATCAGGCGGCTGACGGTCTCCGGCGCGCCGTTGGTGTGCAGCGTCGAAAGCACCAGATGGCCCGTCAACGCGGCCTTGATGGCGATCTCGGCGGTTTCGAAGTCGCGGATCTCGCCCACCAGGATGATGTTCGGGTCTTGCCGCAGGAACGAGCGCAGCGCGGCGGCGAAGTTCAGCCCGATGGATTCCTTCATCTGCACCTGGTTCACGCCGGAGAGCTGGAACTCGACCGGATCTTCCGCCGTCATGATGTTGGTGTCGGGCTGGTTCAGCCGCGAGATGGCGGAGTAGAGCGTGTTCGTCTTGCCCGAGCCTGTGGGGCCGGTGACCAGCACCATGCCATAGGGTTTCAGGATGGCCTTGGTGAATTTTTCCAGCGATTCGGGCTCGAAGCCGAGCTTGGTCATGTCGAGACGCAGGTTCTCTTTGTCGAGCAAGCGCATCACGATCTTCTCGCCCCACAGCGTGGGCAGCGTGCTCACGCGGTAATCGAGCTGCTTCTTCTTGCCGCCGATCTGCATCTTCAGCATGATGCGTCCGTCTTGCGGCAGGCGCTTTTCCGAGATGTCGAGCTTGGCCATGATTTTGATGCGCGACGTGATGGCGTCCTTCAACTTCGCCGGCGGATTCATGATCGAGTGCAGCATGCCGTCGATGCGGAAGCGCACGCGATATTCCTTCTCGTACGGCTCTACGTGGATGTCGCTGGCGCCGCGCTTCACCGCGTCTGTCAGGATCAGGTTCACGAGCTTCACGATGGGCGCTTCGTCGGCCGCCTTCTCCAGCTCGTTCAGTCCCATCTCGGTGGGATCTTCGGTGAGCTCCACGTCCGCATCGCCGCCCATCTCCGCCACCGACGCCATGACCTTCTCCATGTCGTCTTCCTGGCTGGAGCCGTAGGCCTTCTCGATGTGCTCCATGATCGCGCTCTCGCTGGCGACCACCGGCTCGATGTTGAAGCCGGTCATGAACTTGATGTCGTCCATGGCGAACACATTGGTGGGATCGACCATCGCGATGGTGAGCGACGCGCCCACGCGCGAGAGGGGCAGGATCTGGTAGCGTTTCGCCGTCTCCTGCGGGATCAGCTTGACCACCGAGCCATCGATCTCGAAGAACGAGAGGTTGATGGCCGGCACGCCATACTGGCGGGAGAGGAAGTTAGTGACGTCTTCGTCGGAGAGGAAGCCCAGCTTCACCAGCGCTGAACCCAGGCGCGTCCCTTGCTCTTTCTGGGCCTTGAGCGCCTGTTCCAGTTGCTCCGAGGTGATGACTTTTTCTTTGACCAGCAGATCGCCGAGACGCTGCGACATACTTCCTTTTTCCGATCGGAACTGGATTCGTACTGCGCCCCCGGGTGCGCGGGGCCGTGAAACTATGGGGGAAAGATGTGCGCGCATCGTATGTCGCATTGACACAAATTGTCAATCGAGAATTGTTGCTCGATTGGTAACCGGACGCGAACTCGGCAACCCAAAGCTCGGTTTACGGAATCGGGTGTTTCGCTGAATCGGGAGAGCGATTTCCGCTGCGCCTTTGGAAGTACACTGAAAGCGTGCGCACCCGCATAAAAACCCGCCGCCAGCCACGCCCGGAAAGCGCTGTCCGGCGCTATTATGCCGCCCTGCTGGCGCGCTGGGGAGCGCAGCACTGGTGGCCGGCGCAGTCGCGCTTCGAGGTGATCGTCGGCGCCTTCCTGACGCAAAACACCTCGTGGACGAACGTGGAAAAAGCTATGCGCAGCCTGCGGCGTGCCCGCAAGCTCTCACTCGCCGGCATCCGCTCCACGCCCGAACCGGACCTGGCCGCGCTGGTGCGGTCGTCGGGCTACTACAAGCAGAAGGCGCATCGGCTGAAACGTTTTGTCGCGTGGCTGGATGCGGCTTACGGCGGCTCGCTCGATCGCATGTTCGCGCGGCCGACGGAGACGCTGCGCGCCGAGCTGCTCGCGCTCCACGGCGTCGGTCCGGAGACGGCGGATTCCATCCTGCTCTATGCCGGGGGACATCCCGTGTTCGTGGTGGACGCGTACACGCGGCGCATCTTCGAGCGCCACGACCTTGTCCCGGCGAAAGCAAAGTATGACGAGCTGCGCGGGCTCGGAGAACGCGCACTGGCGGATGTGGGAAGCGATCTGCCGCGCGGCAGCCAGCCGATGCATTCGCCTTCCCGCATGAGCCGCGCGCAACGCGGCGAGCAGGCGCATCAGTTCAACGAGTTCCACGGCTTGATCGTGCGCGCCGGCAAAGAGTTCTGCGGCGCGCAGGCGAGCTGCGCCGGATGTCCGCTGGAGAAGTTCCTGCCGCGCTAACGCGCCGGACCCGCAAAACATCTGCAAAAACAGAGCGCTTGTTTTCAAGCGACTATAATGGCGGACAAGCTCCGGCAACTGAACGCAGTCGGCATGGCTCCGCGCCGGAGCGTCTCCTGAATGGCCACAAATCCTGAGAACGCGAGCAGTTCCGGCAGGCGCCGCAAGACCGGCGTCATCATCCTGCTGGTGGTGGTGGTGCTGCTGTTCGTGGCGCTGGCCTCGCAGACCGCGTTCAATCTGACCTTTCTGCGTCCGGAGACCTCGGAGCAGACCTTGCTGTTCAGCGCGCTCTCGGCGCTGATCTTCCTTGTCTTCGTCGCGCTCACCTTCGTCCTCGGACGCAACCTGCTCAAGCTCTATGCCGAGCGGCGCATCGGCGTGCCGGGCTCCAAGTTCCGCACGCGCATGGTCGTGGGCGCGTTGTTGCTCTCGTTCCTGCCCGTGATCTTCCTCTTCCAGTTCGCCTACCTGCTGATGAACCGCTCCATCGAGAAGTGGTTTTCCGGGCCGGTGGAGGAGCTGCGCGAGGAGTCTGGACGGGTGGCGACGATGATGGCGCGCTACGCCGCCGACGATGCGCGCACCGAAGCGGAATCCATTGCCAGCACGCCGGATGTCCAGCGCGCTTTTTCGACCGGCAACTACGCCGCCGTGCTGAACGAGTTTCACCGCCACGAGAAAACGTTGCAGGGCGGCTTCGCGGTGGCCACGGTAGACGATGACAGCGTGGCCAGCCTCGGCCTTCCCGAAGCCTGGGGAGTGATGCGCTCCAAGCTGCCCGCCGCCGCGGAGGCGCACAGCAAGCAGCTGCCCGCCTTCATTCTGGAGAACAAAGAGTACGTGCTGGGCAGCGCGCCGATCGAGGGCGGCGGCAGGATCATCGTGGCCATCCCGCTGCCCGGTCAGTTTTCCGCCACGCTCAGCGAGATCGAGCAGACGCAGCGCCGCTACTACGAGCTGGCGCAACAGCGCAAACAGGTGCGCCGCACTTACATGGGATTCCTGCTGCTGCTCACGGTGCTGGTGTTGTTCGCCGCCACCTGGCTGGCACTGTTCCTCTCCAAGCTCGTCACCCGCCCGGTGGCCGCGCTCGCGGAAGCGACCGACCAGATCTCGAGAGGCCGCCTGGATTACCGCATCGAGGTCGCCGCGGCCGACGAGCTGGGAGAGCTGGTCGCATCCTTCAATCGCATGGCCGGAGAACTCGAAGGGAACCGCAAGCAGATCGAATCTTCCACCCGCGATCTGGAAGATGCGAACGTGGAGCTGGAACAGCGGCGCCGGCAGATCGAGACCATCCTCGAGAGCATCCCCACCGGCGTACTGTCGCTCAACGACGATCGCCGCGTCACGCGCACCAACCGCGTCTTCCTCCGCATCTTTGCGACTGCGCACGTGACTCCGGGGTCGCAACTGCGCGATGTGTTTCCGCCCGAGGTGGTCGAAGACATCGAGCACATGCTGCGCAAGGCCGACCGCATGGGCACCAGTTCGAGCCAGATGGAGATCGGGGGGGCGCGCGAACGCGTCCACGTCTCGCTCACCGTGGCATCGCTACAGCACGAAGGCCAACGGCTCGGATACGTGCTGGTCTTCGAGGACCTGTCAGACCTGCTGAAGGCACAGAAGCAGGCGGCGTGGCGCGAGGTGGCACGGCGCGTGGCGCACGAGATCAAGAACCCGCTCACGCCCATCGCGCTCTCCGCCGAGCGCATCCGGCGGCACCTGGAGCGCGGCGGCACCCCCGACGAAGAATCCATCGCCGTGATCCATGGTTGCGCGGAGACCATCGCCGGCGCCGTGGAGACGGTGCGCACGCTGGTGGACGAATTCTCCACCTTGGCGCGCTTCCCTGCCTCGCAGCCCGAGCCGGCCGACATCAACGCCGTCATCGAGGGCGCCCTCGCCATGTTCAACGGACGCCTCGACGGTATCGCCGTCCGCACCGAGCTGGCGCGTTCGCTGCCCAAGGTGCTCGCCGACCCTGAGGCGATCCGCCGCGCCGTCGCCAACCTGGTGGATAACGCCGCCGAAGCCATGCAGGATTCGCTCATCCGCGAGATCCACATCTCGACTGCGCTGCTCAGCAGCAAGGACATCGTCGAGATCGTGGTCTCCGATACCGGACACGGCGTCACCCGCGAGCTCAAGGAAAAACTCTTCCTGCCATATTTTTCCACCAAGAAACGCGGCACTGGGCTCGGCCTGGCCATCGTCAGTCGCATCATCGAAGACCATCACGGCTCCATCCGGGTGGAGGAGAATATCCCGCTCGGCGCGCGCTTCATCGTCGAGCTGCCGGTGGCGAGCGAAGGCGACGCGCATCCTCCGGCAGACCGCGACACCAACGCTACTCATGCTCAACATCCTGATCGTTGACGACGAGGCCGCCATCCGGCAATCGCTGCGGGGCGTGCTCGAGGACGAAGGCTACAAGGTCGCCACCGCGGAGAGCGGTGAGGCTTGCCTTGACGCCGTCGCGCATCGCGTCTTCGACGTGGTGCTGCTCGATATCTGGCTGCCCGGGATGGACGGCCTTACCGCACTCGAGAAAGTCCGCGAGATGGAAGACGCGCCTGAGGTCATCATGATCTCCGGCCACGGCACCATCGAGACCGCGGTGCGCGCGACAAAACTCGGCGCTTACGACTTCCTGGAAAAGCCGCTCCAGCTCGAGAAGACGCTCATTCTGGTGAAGCACGCCGCCGAAGCCAAGCGCCTGCGCGGCGAGAATCGCGAGCTGAAAAAGCAGGTGCACGCGAAAAGCGTGATCGTGGGCGACAGTGTCCCGATGAAGGCGCTGCGCCAGCAGATCGGATTGATGGCGCCCACCAACGGTCGCGTGCTCATCTACGGCGAATCGGGCGTGGGCAAGGAGTTGGCCGCGCTCGCCATCCACTCGCACAGCTTGCGTAAAGACGCGATGTTCGTCGAGGTGAACTGCGCCGCTATTCCCGAGGACCTGATCGAGAGCGAGCTCTTCGGACACCGCAAAGGCTCATTCCCCGGCGCCACCAGCGACAAGGAAGGCAAGTTCCAGAAGGCCGACGGCGGCACGCTCTTTCTCGACGAGGTCGGCGACATGAGCCTGAAGACGCAGTCCAAGGTGCTGCGCACGCTCGACGAGCAGCGCTTCACTCCGGTGGGCGGCGATGAGGCCGTGGCGGCGGATGTCCGCGTCATCGCGTCGACGAACAAAGACCTGGAAGAAGAGATCGCGCGCGGCAACTTCCGCGAAGACTTGTTCTATCGGCTGAACGTGATCCCCTTCTTCGTGCCGCCTTTACGCGAACGGAAAGAGGATATTCCTTTGCTGGCGCGCTACT
Coding sequences:
- a CDS encoding type II secretion system F family protein, with the protein product MPVFTFTGTDAAGKKITGERASESKGSLEAALKRERIRPSKITEKGKEFALPKIGGGGVATKDIAIFFRQFSVMIDAGLPLVQCLEILGANQENPAFQKCLAGVRASVEGGSTLANAMRGFPKIFDDLTVNMVEAGETGGILDLILQRLATYVEKAVKLKSAIKSAMIYPVSVIGIALLVVAGLLKFVVPTFANLFAGLGVELPLPTKIVMGLSAFVQTFWWGLIGLPIALFFGIKQVRKSPQGRYFLDKMLLNTPILGMLLRKIAVARFTRTLGTLITSGVPILEGLSITARTSGNAVLEEALLKVRKAIEEGRTIVDPLRESGVFPNMVTQMIGVGEATGAMDAMLQKIADFYEDEVDAATKDMLTLMEPLLIGFLGVAVGGIVISLYMPLFSLIAKLSG
- a CDS encoding type IV pilus twitching motility protein PilT, with translation MPTATLSDLLKKMLEMNGSDLHITTNSPPQVRVHGHLQPLDMPPLTPSDTKSLAYSVLTDAQKHRFEENLELDFSFGLKGLARFRGNCFNQRGATAAVFRVIPFEIKSFQQLALPQVVAKLCDRPRGLILVTGPTGSGKSTTLAAMLDKINTERHEHMITIEDPIEFVHQHKNCLVNQREVHSDTKGFTESLRAALREDPDIVLIGEMRDLETIEAALRIAETGHLTFGTLHTNSASSTINRVIDVFPSHQQSQIRAQLSLVLEGILCQALLPKIGGQGRAMAMEILVPNAAIRNLIREDKIHQIYSAMQSGQEKFGMQTFNQSLATLYLTKQISLDTALIRSSNPDELQEIINRGGGLNRPASAAAAKR
- the pilB gene encoding type IV-A pilus assembly ATPase PilB — encoded protein: MSQRLGDLLVKEKVITSEQLEQALKAQKEQGTRLGSALVKLGFLSDEDVTNFLSRQYGVPAINLSFFEIDGSVVKLIPQETAKRYQILPLSRVGASLTIAMVDPTNVFAMDDIKFMTGFNIEPVVASESAIMEHIEKAYGSSQEDDMEKVMASVAEMGGDADVELTEDPTEMGLNELEKAADEAPIVKLVNLILTDAVKRGASDIHVEPYEKEYRVRFRIDGMLHSIMNPPAKLKDAITSRIKIMAKLDISEKRLPQDGRIMLKMQIGGKKKQLDYRVSTLPTLWGEKIVMRLLDKENLRLDMTKLGFEPESLEKFTKAILKPYGMVLVTGPTGSGKTNTLYSAISRLNQPDTNIMTAEDPVEFQLSGVNQVQMKESIGLNFAAALRSFLRQDPNIILVGEIRDFETAEIAIKAALTGHLVLSTLHTNGAPETVSRLMNMGIEPFLVATSVHMIVAQRLVRRVCAECKEEVNLPPHAMIEAGFTPEESKTAKVFKGKGCTVCGNSGYKGRCGLYEVMEIDDEVRELILIGASAVELKKKAIERGMITLRRSGLIKAMLGQTTLEEVARETVH
- a CDS encoding endonuclease III domain-containing protein, which encodes MRTRIKTRRQPRPESAVRRYYAALLARWGAQHWWPAQSRFEVIVGAFLTQNTSWTNVEKAMRSLRRARKLSLAGIRSTPEPDLAALVRSSGYYKQKAHRLKRFVAWLDAAYGGSLDRMFARPTETLRAELLALHGVGPETADSILLYAGGHPVFVVDAYTRRIFERHDLVPAKAKYDELRGLGERALADVGSDLPRGSQPMHSPSRMSRAQRGEQAHQFNEFHGLIVRAGKEFCGAQASCAGCPLEKFLPR
- a CDS encoding ATP-binding protein, with product MATNPENASSSGRRRKTGVIILLVVVVLLFVALASQTAFNLTFLRPETSEQTLLFSALSALIFLVFVALTFVLGRNLLKLYAERRIGVPGSKFRTRMVVGALLLSFLPVIFLFQFAYLLMNRSIEKWFSGPVEELREESGRVATMMARYAADDARTEAESIASTPDVQRAFSTGNYAAVLNEFHRHEKTLQGGFAVATVDDDSVASLGLPEAWGVMRSKLPAAAEAHSKQLPAFILENKEYVLGSAPIEGGGRIIVAIPLPGQFSATLSEIEQTQRRYYELAQQRKQVRRTYMGFLLLLTVLVLFAATWLALFLSKLVTRPVAALAEATDQISRGRLDYRIEVAAADELGELVASFNRMAGELEGNRKQIESSTRDLEDANVELEQRRRQIETILESIPTGVLSLNDDRRVTRTNRVFLRIFATAHVTPGSQLRDVFPPEVVEDIEHMLRKADRMGTSSSQMEIGGARERVHVSLTVASLQHEGQRLGYVLVFEDLSDLLKAQKQAAWREVARRVAHEIKNPLTPIALSAERIRRHLERGGTPDEESIAVIHGCAETIAGAVETVRTLVDEFSTLARFPASQPEPADINAVIEGALAMFNGRLDGIAVRTELARSLPKVLADPEAIRRAVANLVDNAAEAMQDSLIREIHISTALLSSKDIVEIVVSDTGHGVTRELKEKLFLPYFSTKKRGTGLGLAIVSRIIEDHHGSIRVEENIPLGARFIVELPVASEGDAHPPADRDTNATHAQHPDR
- a CDS encoding sigma-54 dependent transcriptional regulator, yielding MLNILIVDDEAAIRQSLRGVLEDEGYKVATAESGEACLDAVAHRVFDVVLLDIWLPGMDGLTALEKVREMEDAPEVIMISGHGTIETAVRATKLGAYDFLEKPLQLEKTLILVKHAAEAKRLRGENRELKKQVHAKSVIVGDSVPMKALRQQIGLMAPTNGRVLIYGESGVGKELAALAIHSHSLRKDAMFVEVNCAAIPEDLIESELFGHRKGSFPGATSDKEGKFQKADGGTLFLDEVGDMSLKTQSKVLRTLDEQRFTPVGGDEAVAADVRVIASTNKDLEEEIARGNFREDLFYRLNVIPFFVPPLRERKEDIPLLARYFLKDFAQAYGRRSREITDDAIETLTRYAWPGNIRELRNVIERIVIMNPTAGKLDRKHLPPLVYREGAKRQGSEFSTLHQARAAYERDYILKKLDENHGNVSRTAEVLGLERSHLYRKMKTLGIAVKE